A single region of the Streptococcus sanguinis genome encodes:
- a CDS encoding branched-chain amino acid ABC transporter permease, which translates to MLQQLVNGLILGSVYALLALGYTMVYGIIKLINFAHGDIYMIGAFMGYYLINILKFNFFLSLILAMIGTAILGVVIEFLAYRPLRNSTRIAALITAIGVSFLLEYGMIFFVGANTRSFPQVIKTVRFNLGPISISNIQLLILGISIFLMVALQFIVQKTKMGKAMRAVSVDSDAAQLMGINVNRTISFTFALGSALAGAAGVLIALYYNSLEPLMGMTPGIKSFVAAVLGGIGIIPGAALGGFVIGLLETFATALGLSDFRDAIVYAILIVILLIRPAGILGKNVKEKV; encoded by the coding sequence ATGCTCCAACAATTAGTCAACGGTCTAATCCTGGGTAGTGTTTATGCGCTTCTGGCTTTGGGTTATACCATGGTTTATGGGATTATTAAGCTGATTAACTTTGCCCACGGCGATATCTATATGATTGGTGCCTTTATGGGTTATTACTTAATTAATATCCTGAAGTTTAATTTTTTCCTTTCTCTCATTTTAGCGATGATTGGGACAGCGATTCTTGGTGTGGTTATTGAGTTTTTAGCCTATCGTCCTCTGCGAAATTCGACTCGGATTGCGGCTTTGATTACAGCCATTGGGGTCTCTTTTCTCCTCGAGTATGGCATGATTTTCTTTGTCGGTGCCAATACCCGTTCCTTCCCACAGGTTATTAAAACAGTACGCTTTAACTTAGGACCGATTTCTATCTCAAATATTCAGTTGCTGATTTTGGGAATTTCTATTTTCCTCATGGTGGCTCTGCAGTTTATCGTGCAGAAGACAAAGATGGGTAAGGCTATGCGAGCTGTATCTGTAGATAGTGATGCTGCTCAGCTCATGGGAATCAATGTCAATCGGACAATCAGCTTCACCTTTGCGTTGGGGTCAGCTCTTGCAGGAGCTGCTGGTGTTCTAATTGCCCTTTATTATAATTCATTGGAGCCTTTAATGGGGATGACTCCAGGTATTAAGTCCTTTGTAGCGGCCGTTCTCGGTGGTATTGGAATCATTCCTGGTGCCGCGCTTGGTGGCTTTGTTATCGGTCTTTTGGAAACTTTTGCGACAGCGCTTGGACTATCTGATTTCCGCGATGCCATTGTCTATGCGATTTTGATTGTTATTCTTCTGATTCGTCCAGCTGGTATCCTTGGCAAAAATGTGAAAGAGAAGGTGTAA
- a CDS encoding branched-chain amino acid ABC transporter permease — protein MKKNLKINIFWLGLVLIGYLLMTVLVSAGVLNAFYIQILEQIGINIILAVGLNLIVGFSGQFSLGHAGFMAIGAYAVAIIGSKSPTYGAFFIAMLAGAIIAGIVALVVGLPTLRLKGDYLAIATLGVSEIIRILIINGGTLTNGAAGILSIPPFTSWQMVYVFVVITTILTLNFLRSPIGRSTLSVREDEIAAESVGVNTTRIKVTAFVLGAITASIAGSLQAGFVGSVVPKDYSFTNTINILIIVVFGGLGSMTGTIVAAVVLGVLNMLLQDVSSIRMIVYSLALILVMIFRPGGLLGTWELSLSKLFKKNKEVKE, from the coding sequence ATGAAAAAGAATTTAAAGATAAATATTTTCTGGCTTGGCCTTGTCTTAATCGGCTACTTGCTGATGACAGTATTGGTTAGTGCCGGTGTTCTCAACGCTTTTTACATTCAAATCTTAGAGCAGATTGGGATTAATATTATTCTGGCTGTGGGGCTTAATCTCATCGTCGGATTCTCAGGCCAATTCTCTCTTGGCCATGCTGGCTTTATGGCTATCGGTGCCTACGCTGTAGCGATTATTGGCTCTAAATCGCCAACATATGGAGCTTTCTTCATTGCTATGCTGGCTGGAGCTATCATTGCTGGTATTGTGGCTTTAGTAGTTGGTTTGCCGACCCTGCGACTTAAAGGGGACTATCTCGCGATTGCAACTCTTGGTGTCTCAGAGATTATCCGTATTCTGATTATTAATGGCGGTACTTTGACTAATGGCGCAGCTGGTATCCTATCCATTCCGCCCTTTACTTCTTGGCAGATGGTCTATGTCTTTGTTGTTATCACAACTATTTTGACCTTGAATTTCCTGCGCAGTCCTATTGGACGCAGTACTCTGTCTGTCCGTGAGGATGAGATTGCTGCCGAGTCTGTTGGTGTTAATACTACTAGAATCAAAGTGACAGCCTTTGTCTTGGGAGCTATCACGGCTTCTATTGCTGGTTCTCTTCAAGCTGGCTTTGTTGGATCAGTTGTTCCTAAGGACTATTCCTTTACCAACACTATCAATATCTTGATTATTGTCGTTTTTGGTGGTCTAGGATCGATGACTGGAACCATTGTGGCTGCAGTAGTATTGGGAGTTCTCAATATGTTGCTACAGGATGTATCCAGCATTCGGATGATTGTCTATTCTTTGGCCTTGATCTTGGTCATGATTTTCCGTCCTGGCGGACTTTTAGGAACTTGGGAGCTCAGCTTGTCTAAGCTCTTCAAAAAGAATAAGGAGGTCAAAGAATAA
- a CDS encoding ABC transporter ATP-binding protein, giving the protein MALLDVKNLTKNFSGLTAVSDVTLELNEGELVGLIGPNGAGKTTLFNLLTGVYEPSEGTVTLDGHLLNGKVPYKIAALGLGRTFQNIRLFKDLSVLDNVLIAFGNHHKAHVLASFLRLPAYYKNEEELKAKALELLKIFDLDKEAETLAKNLAYGQQRRLEIVRALATEPKILFLDEPAAGMNPQETAELTALIRRIKNEFNITIMLIEHDMSLVMEVTERIYVLEYGRLIAHGTPDEIKNDKRVIEAYLGGEA; this is encoded by the coding sequence ATGGCACTTCTTGATGTGAAAAATCTAACTAAAAACTTTAGTGGCTTGACTGCTGTTAGCGATGTGACCTTGGAACTCAACGAGGGCGAGCTGGTTGGTCTGATTGGCCCTAATGGTGCAGGAAAAACAACTCTTTTCAATCTCTTAACGGGTGTTTATGAGCCTAGTGAAGGAACAGTGACACTAGATGGTCATTTGCTAAATGGTAAGGTTCCTTACAAGATTGCTGCTTTAGGGCTAGGGCGGACCTTCCAGAACATCCGGCTCTTTAAGGACCTTAGTGTTTTGGATAATGTTCTGATTGCCTTTGGTAATCATCATAAGGCTCATGTGTTGGCTTCTTTTCTCCGCCTGCCAGCCTACTACAAAAACGAAGAAGAACTCAAAGCTAAGGCTTTGGAGTTGCTGAAAATTTTTGACTTGGACAAGGAAGCAGAAACCTTGGCTAAGAACTTAGCTTATGGTCAGCAGCGCCGCTTGGAAATTGTTCGGGCCTTGGCAACGGAGCCTAAGATTCTTTTCTTGGATGAACCGGCTGCGGGAATGAACCCTCAGGAGACAGCTGAGCTGACTGCATTGATTCGACGGATTAAAAACGAATTTAACATTACCATCATGCTAATTGAGCATGATATGAGTCTGGTAATGGAAGTTACTGAGCGAATCTATGTGTTGGAGTACGGCCGCTTGATTGCGCACGGAACACCTGATGAAATCAAGAATGACAAACGCGTTATTGAAGCTTATCTAGGAGGTGAAGCCTAA
- a CDS encoding ABC transporter ATP-binding protein gives MSMLKVENLSVHYGMIQAVRDVSFEVNEGEVVSLIGANGAGKTTILRTISGLVRPSAGKIEFVGNEIQKVPAQKIVAAGLSQVPEGRHVFPGLTVLENLEMGAFLKTNREENQANLKKVFSRFPRLEERKNQDAATLSGGEQQMLAMGRALMSTPKLLLLDEPSMGLAPIFIQEIFDIIQDIQRQGTTVLLIEQNANKALSIADRGYVLETGKIVLSGTGQELLASDEVRKAYLGG, from the coding sequence ATGTCCATGCTTAAAGTTGAGAATCTCTCTGTCCATTATGGCATGATTCAGGCTGTCCGTGATGTCAGCTTTGAAGTAAACGAAGGAGAAGTCGTTTCCCTGATTGGCGCCAACGGTGCAGGAAAAACGACTATTCTCCGGACTATTTCAGGCTTGGTTCGTCCAAGTGCTGGTAAAATTGAATTTGTAGGTAATGAAATTCAAAAAGTTCCTGCTCAAAAAATCGTAGCAGCTGGACTTTCGCAAGTACCAGAAGGCCGTCATGTCTTTCCGGGTCTGACCGTTTTGGAAAATTTGGAAATGGGCGCCTTTCTCAAAACAAATCGAGAAGAAAATCAAGCCAATCTCAAAAAGGTCTTCTCTCGTTTTCCACGCTTGGAAGAGCGTAAAAACCAAGATGCTGCTACCCTTTCAGGTGGTGAGCAGCAGATGCTGGCTATGGGACGTGCTTTGATGTCTACGCCTAAGCTGTTGCTCTTGGATGAGCCTTCTATGGGCTTGGCGCCAATCTTTATCCAGGAAATCTTCGATATTATCCAAGATATCCAGCGACAAGGAACTACAGTTCTTTTGATTGAGCAAAATGCAAATAAGGCTCTCTCTATCGCTGACCGTGGTTATGTCCTTGAAACAGGCAAAATCGTTCTGTCCGGAACTGGCCAAGAGCTCCTCGCTTCTGACGAAGTCCGCAAAGCATATCTAGGTGGCTGA
- a CDS encoding CBS domain-containing protein, translated as MAVKDFMTRKVVYISPDTTIAHAADMMREQKLHRLPVIENDQLVGLVTEGTIAEASPSKATSLSIYEMNYLLNKTKVGDVMIRDVVTISQFASLEDATYLMLKNKIGILPVVDNEQLYGVITDRDIFTAFLEVSGYGEEGVRLRFVTENKVGVLEQIIRLLVEENLNISNTVNIPRKDGKVVIEVQLAGNIDTALLKKKFEEHAIELAEITHTAAKAL; from the coding sequence ATGGCAGTTAAAGATTTTATGACGCGTAAGGTGGTTTATATCAGCCCAGATACAACAATTGCTCATGCGGCAGATATGATGCGTGAGCAGAAGCTCCACCGTCTGCCGGTGATTGAGAATGACCAACTAGTGGGATTGGTAACAGAAGGAACGATTGCAGAAGCTAGTCCATCTAAGGCAACGAGTCTGTCCATTTATGAGATGAACTATCTTCTCAACAAAACAAAAGTTGGTGATGTTATGATTCGTGATGTGGTCACGATTTCTCAGTTTGCCAGTCTGGAAGATGCGACCTATCTGATGCTGAAAAATAAGATTGGCATCCTGCCTGTCGTGGACAATGAGCAACTTTACGGGGTTATTACTGACCGTGATATTTTCACAGCCTTCTTAGAAGTATCTGGCTATGGTGAAGAGGGAGTTCGTCTACGCTTTGTCACTGAGAATAAGGTGGGGGTTCTTGAGCAGATTATCCGTCTTCTGGTGGAAGAAAATCTCAACATCTCCAATACCGTCAATATCCCACGCAAGGATGGAAAAGTTGTCATTGAAGTACAATTAGCTGGTAATATAGATACGGCGCTTCTCAAGAAAAAATTTGAAGAGCATGCGATTGAGCTGGCTGAGATTACACATACTGCTGCAAAAGCTTTATAA
- a CDS encoding YitT family protein encodes MFKLKNVLAIILGAGIFSFGIHYLVIPFHLYEGGATGLTLIAYYLFKIPVSTTNLVINIPLFIIAWKLLGSRTLYLSILGTFSVSAWLKIFEILPASKHLQNYFISALDGDVLLACLGTGIVMGIGLGIIFNAGGTTGGTDIVARIFNKYTSISMGKLMLTVDFVVITLVLLVFKDLRMVSYTLMFVFITSRVIDLIAEGGFAGKGFLIVTSKPAELAEAINNKLDRGVTYLKGQGFYSKQDLQIVYCVVSRNEMQQMKKLINQVDPFAFTTITEAHEILGEGFTLDANKQPIVR; translated from the coding sequence ATGTTTAAATTAAAAAACGTACTGGCCATCATTTTGGGGGCTGGAATTTTTTCTTTTGGGATTCATTATTTGGTCATTCCCTTTCATTTATATGAAGGTGGCGCGACAGGTCTGACCTTGATTGCCTACTATCTATTTAAAATCCCTGTCTCGACGACCAACCTAGTGATTAACATTCCTCTCTTTATTATTGCATGGAAGCTACTGGGTTCGAGAACCCTCTACCTCAGCATTCTAGGGACTTTCTCTGTGTCTGCTTGGCTCAAGATTTTTGAAATCTTACCTGCTTCTAAACACCTGCAAAACTATTTTATCTCAGCTCTGGACGGTGATGTCTTACTAGCCTGTCTTGGAACGGGGATTGTTATGGGGATTGGACTAGGCATCATCTTCAATGCTGGCGGAACGACGGGCGGTACTGACATTGTAGCCCGCATCTTTAATAAATATACGAGCATTTCCATGGGCAAACTCATGCTGACTGTTGATTTTGTGGTCATTACCTTGGTTCTCCTTGTTTTCAAAGACCTACGCATGGTGTCTTATACCCTAATGTTTGTCTTTATCACCTCGCGAGTCATTGACCTGATTGCAGAAGGAGGCTTTGCCGGCAAGGGATTCCTTATCGTTACCAGCAAACCGGCAGAACTGGCTGAAGCTATCAATAACAAGCTAGATCGTGGAGTGACCTACCTCAAGGGGCAAGGCTTCTATAGCAAGCAGGATCTCCAGATTGTCTACTGTGTTGTTTCCCGTAACGAAATGCAGCAAATGAAGAAACTCATTAACCAAGTCGATCCATTTGCCTTTACTACTATTACCGAAGCCCATGAGATCTTGGGCGAAGGCTTCACTTTAGATGCCAACAAACAACCTATTGTACGTTAA
- the tmk gene encoding dTMP kinase, translating into MKNGILISLEGPEGAGKSSVLEALLPFLKNYGTGLITTREPGGVQIAEAIREVILDPSHTAMDAKTELLLYIASRRQHLAERVLPALAQGKIVLMDRFIDSSVAYQGYGRGLDVADIEWLNQFATDGLKPDLTLYFDIDVEEGLARIAKSESREVNRLDLEGLDLHQRVRQGYLAILDKEPERFVKVDASQPLDKVVADSLAIIQERFGNPS; encoded by the coding sequence ATGAAAAATGGTATTTTGATTTCGCTGGAAGGTCCAGAAGGGGCTGGAAAGTCGAGTGTGTTGGAAGCCTTGCTTCCTTTTTTGAAAAATTATGGTACTGGTCTGATTACGACGCGGGAGCCGGGTGGCGTCCAGATTGCAGAGGCTATTCGCGAAGTGATTTTGGATCCTAGTCATACAGCTATGGACGCTAAGACAGAGCTCTTGCTGTACATTGCCAGCCGCCGCCAGCACTTGGCTGAGCGGGTTTTACCAGCTTTAGCACAAGGGAAAATCGTCTTGATGGACCGTTTTATTGATAGTTCAGTGGCCTATCAGGGCTACGGACGGGGGCTGGATGTAGCAGACATTGAATGGCTCAATCAGTTCGCGACAGATGGACTCAAGCCTGATTTGACCCTCTATTTTGATATTGATGTGGAAGAAGGGCTGGCGCGGATTGCTAAGAGTGAAAGCCGAGAGGTGAATCGGCTTGATCTGGAGGGGTTAGACCTGCACCAGCGGGTTCGGCAGGGCTATTTGGCGATTCTTGACAAGGAGCCTGAGCGCTTTGTCAAGGTAGATGCCAGTCAACCTCTGGATAAAGTAGTGGCTGATAGTTTGGCCATCATTCAGGAACGATTTGGGAATCCGTCATGA
- a CDS encoding DNA polymerase III subunit delta', which yields MKIKDLQQSQPSLFEQFQHILEQGRLSHAYLFTGAFGSFEMAQILSQSLFCENKQGVWPCQSCRSCRLIAEEDFSDVTVVRPVNNIIKTDRVRELVRNFSQSGLEGSRQVFIICNADRMHVNAANSLLKVIEEPQSEIYIFLLTADEQLILPTIRSRTQVYHFLKNTAALQHSLEQDGLIKSRAELLAAYSQTQSEAESLAHNNAFFELVGECERFVKDFQTRSSHAFLQVSRLAKMADDKEKQEQAFKLLEVLFYKEIATESGRQALEQLLLARKMWRANVSFQNALEYMTLKGK from the coding sequence ATGAAGATAAAAGATTTACAGCAAAGCCAGCCTAGCTTGTTTGAGCAGTTTCAGCATATTCTGGAACAGGGACGGCTTAGCCACGCCTACTTGTTTACCGGAGCTTTTGGCAGTTTTGAAATGGCCCAAATCCTGTCTCAGAGTCTCTTTTGCGAGAATAAGCAAGGCGTCTGGCCTTGTCAGTCCTGTCGTTCTTGTCGTTTGATTGCAGAAGAAGACTTTTCTGATGTAACGGTGGTGCGACCGGTTAATAACATTATCAAAACTGATCGAGTTCGGGAGCTGGTCCGAAACTTCTCTCAGAGTGGTCTGGAAGGCAGTCGGCAGGTTTTCATTATCTGCAATGCCGATCGGATGCACGTGAATGCAGCCAATTCCTTGCTCAAAGTCATTGAGGAGCCGCAGAGCGAGATTTATATCTTTCTCCTGACTGCTGATGAACAGCTGATTCTGCCGACGATTCGAAGTCGGACTCAGGTTTATCATTTTTTGAAAAATACAGCTGCTTTGCAGCACAGCTTGGAGCAGGATGGCTTGATTAAAAGTCGAGCGGAGCTACTAGCTGCTTATAGTCAGACTCAGTCAGAAGCGGAAAGCTTGGCTCATAATAATGCCTTTTTTGAATTAGTCGGTGAATGCGAGCGCTTTGTCAAGGATTTTCAGACTCGCTCCAGTCACGCTTTTCTGCAGGTTTCGCGTCTGGCAAAGATGGCTGATGATAAGGAGAAGCAGGAACAGGCCTTCAAGCTCTTGGAAGTGTTATTTTATAAAGAGATAGCAACAGAAAGCGGCCGACAGGCCTTGGAGCAGCTTCTGCTAGCTCGGAAGATGTGGCGGGCCAATGTATCTTTTCAAAATGCTTTAGAATATATGACTTTGAAGGGAAAGTAA
- the yabA gene encoding DNA replication initiation control protein YabA, producing MDKKDLFDALDDFSQTLLVTLAEVEAVKKNLKSVVEENIALHLENDKLRERLGEVEKEAPTKTKKNRDNLRKLYYDGFHVCTDFYGQRRENDAECMFCDELLFRE from the coding sequence ATGGATAAAAAAGACTTATTTGACGCCTTAGATGATTTTTCACAGACGCTTTTAGTGACCCTTGCTGAGGTGGAGGCTGTCAAGAAAAATCTCAAGAGTGTGGTAGAGGAAAATATTGCTCTGCATCTGGAAAATGATAAGCTGAGGGAGCGCTTGGGAGAGGTGGAGAAGGAAGCTCCGACCAAGACCAAGAAAAACCGGGATAATCTGCGTAAGCTTTACTATGACGGCTTTCATGTCTGTACTGATTTCTATGGTCAGCGCCGGGAGAATGACGCAGAGTGCATGTTCTGTGATGAATTGTTATTTAGGGAGTAG
- the rsmI gene encoding 16S rRNA (cytidine(1402)-2'-O)-methyltransferase, whose amino-acid sequence MQVQKSFKGETAYGKLYLVATPIGNLDDMSIRMVNTLKEVDRIAAEDTRNTGLLLKHFGIETKQISFHEHNAKEKIPVLLDMLQSGNDIAQVSDAGMPSISDPGHDLVQAALEAGITVVPIPGPSAGITALIASGLAPQPHIFYGFLPRKAGQQKEFFTSKKSYPETQIFYESPHRVWATLENMLAVYGDRQVVLVRELTKIHEEYQRGLISELLAYTAEHPPKGECLLIVAGVAEDAQQEISQEQILAEIDLLVEAGSKKNQAIKEVAKKYGRNKSELYAVYHENKD is encoded by the coding sequence ATGCAGGTTCAAAAAAGTTTTAAGGGCGAAACTGCCTATGGCAAGCTTTATCTGGTCGCAACTCCTATCGGCAATCTGGATGATATGAGTATCCGTATGGTCAATACCTTGAAAGAGGTTGATAGGATTGCGGCTGAAGATACGAGAAATACAGGCCTGCTGCTTAAGCATTTTGGGATTGAGACTAAACAGATCAGTTTTCACGAGCACAATGCCAAGGAGAAAATCCCAGTTCTCTTGGACATGCTTCAAAGCGGAAATGATATAGCCCAGGTTTCAGATGCTGGTATGCCCAGCATTTCTGATCCTGGACATGATTTGGTTCAGGCAGCGCTAGAAGCTGGAATTACTGTAGTGCCAATTCCTGGTCCTAGTGCTGGAATAACAGCCTTGATTGCCAGCGGATTGGCTCCCCAACCGCATATTTTCTATGGTTTTCTACCTAGAAAGGCTGGCCAGCAGAAGGAATTTTTCACTAGCAAAAAATCCTATCCTGAGACCCAGATTTTCTACGAATCCCCTCATCGGGTTTGGGCTACGCTGGAAAATATGTTGGCAGTTTATGGTGACCGCCAAGTCGTCTTGGTGCGCGAGCTGACTAAGATTCATGAAGAGTATCAGCGAGGGCTGATTTCAGAGTTGCTGGCCTATACGGCTGAACATCCGCCTAAAGGAGAGTGTCTCTTGATTGTAGCTGGGGTGGCAGAAGATGCTCAACAAGAAATATCTCAAGAGCAGATCCTAGCTGAAATTGATCTTTTAGTTGAAGCCGGTAGCAAAAAAAATCAGGCCATCAAGGAAGTGGCCAAGAAATACGGCAGGAACAAGAGCGAGCTCTATGCGGTTTATCATGAAAATAAGGATTGA
- the serC gene encoding 3-phosphoserine/phosphohydroxythreonine transaminase has product MTIYNFSAGPAVLPKEVLKKAQAEFLDYAQSGMSVMELSHRSKEFDDIIKEAESLLRELMDIPDNYRVLFLQGGASTQFSMIPLNLAQGGKAYYLVAGSWGKKAYTEAVKLSKFIPFEPILLASSEDLNYTEIPSFDEKEIDPQAAYVHLTTNNTIEGTSIYDLPATNGVPIVADMSSNILAAQYRVEDFGLIYAGAQKNIGPAGVTVVIIREDLLDDEPVLSSMLDYRIQADNGSLYNTPPTFAIYMAKLVFEWVKELGGVAEMEKRNREKSGLLYDFIEQSDFYRSPVRYKEQRSVANIPFVSPSQELDAKFNKEAAAAGFKNIKGHRSVGGMRASLYNAFPLQGVKDLITFMQKFEEENS; this is encoded by the coding sequence ATGACGATTTACAATTTTTCTGCTGGACCGGCAGTATTGCCCAAGGAAGTCTTGAAAAAAGCTCAGGCTGAGTTTTTAGACTATGCCCAAAGTGGCATGAGTGTGATGGAGCTGTCCCACCGATCCAAGGAATTTGACGATATTATCAAAGAAGCTGAGAGCTTGCTGCGTGAGCTCATGGATATTCCGGACAATTACCGCGTGCTCTTCCTGCAGGGTGGGGCTTCTACTCAGTTTAGCATGATTCCCCTTAATCTAGCACAAGGCGGTAAGGCCTACTACCTAGTAGCTGGCTCTTGGGGAAAGAAAGCTTACACCGAAGCAGTCAAGCTGTCTAAGTTCATTCCTTTTGAGCCCATTCTCTTGGCTTCATCAGAGGATTTAAATTACACGGAAATTCCTTCTTTTGATGAAAAGGAGATTGATCCGCAGGCGGCTTATGTGCATCTGACAACCAATAATACTATCGAAGGAACGTCTATTTATGATCTGCCTGCGACCAATGGCGTGCCGATTGTGGCGGACATGTCTTCTAATATCCTGGCTGCTCAGTACCGAGTAGAGGATTTTGGTTTGATTTATGCTGGGGCTCAGAAAAATATCGGTCCTGCCGGCGTGACAGTTGTCATCATCCGAGAAGACTTGCTGGATGACGAACCAGTTCTATCTAGCATGTTGGATTACCGCATTCAGGCGGACAATGGCTCTCTTTACAATACACCACCGACTTTTGCCATCTATATGGCTAAACTGGTCTTTGAGTGGGTCAAGGAACTAGGTGGCGTAGCAGAAATGGAAAAGCGCAATCGTGAAAAATCTGGCCTTTTGTACGACTTCATTGAGCAGTCTGACTTTTATCGCAGTCCAGTCCGTTACAAGGAGCAGCGCTCAGTAGCCAATATTCCCTTTGTGTCTCCTAGCCAAGAGCTGGACGCCAAATTTAACAAAGAGGCTGCTGCAGCGGGATTCAAGAATATCAAGGGGCACCGCAGCGTAGGCGGCATGAGAGCTAGTCTCTACAATGCCTTTCCGCTTCAAGGTGTCAAGGACTTGATTACCTTTATGCAGAAATTTGAAGAAGAAAATTCTTAA
- a CDS encoding 3-phosphoglycerate dehydrogenase family protein → MVFSVKTFNNINQIGLKELGNAFQIDGDKSDNPDAYILRSQNLHGQEFPSKLKAIARAGAGTNNIPVDQATAQGIVVFNTPGANANAVKEAVLASILLSARDYIAANSWANGLSGDDVPKQVEAGKKQFAGTEIAEKTLGVIGLGAIGGRIANDAYRLGMNVLGYDPYVSIETAWNISSHVKRVADIKEIFEKSDYITIHVPLTEDTRATFDQEAFGLMQKGTTLINFARGELVDNAALFEAIEAGVVKRYITDFGVEELLRHPQITVFPHLGGSTEEAELNCAIMAGKTIRRFMETGEIINSVNFPNVRQALSAPYRITLINKNVPNIVARISTAVSDLNINIDNIINRSKGDYAYTLLDLDESDESKIQELVDKFENSDNIVRVRLIKK, encoded by the coding sequence ATGGTCTTTAGTGTCAAAACCTTTAACAATATCAATCAAATCGGTCTTAAGGAGCTGGGCAATGCTTTTCAGATTGACGGAGATAAGTCTGACAATCCAGATGCTTATATCCTGCGTAGTCAAAACCTGCATGGACAGGAATTTCCAAGTAAGCTCAAAGCTATTGCGCGGGCAGGCGCTGGAACCAATAATATTCCTGTCGACCAGGCAACGGCTCAGGGAATTGTGGTCTTCAACACACCAGGAGCTAATGCCAATGCGGTAAAAGAAGCAGTCTTGGCTTCCATTCTCCTGTCTGCGCGTGACTATATCGCAGCTAACAGTTGGGCTAACGGCCTTTCTGGAGATGATGTTCCCAAGCAAGTGGAAGCTGGTAAGAAGCAGTTTGCTGGGACAGAGATTGCAGAGAAGACTTTAGGAGTCATTGGGTTAGGAGCTATCGGCGGCCGTATTGCTAACGATGCCTATCGTCTGGGAATGAATGTCCTGGGCTATGACCCTTATGTATCCATTGAAACAGCTTGGAATATCTCTAGTCATGTCAAGCGGGTAGCAGACATTAAGGAAATCTTTGAGAAGAGTGATTATATCACTATTCATGTGCCCCTGACTGAGGATACACGTGCTACTTTTGATCAGGAGGCTTTTGGTCTCATGCAAAAGGGAACAACCCTTATCAACTTTGCCCGTGGCGAGCTGGTGGACAATGCTGCCCTCTTTGAAGCCATAGAAGCTGGTGTAGTCAAGCGCTATATCACAGACTTTGGTGTAGAAGAACTGCTCCGTCATCCACAGATTACAGTCTTTCCGCATTTGGGTGGCTCGACAGAGGAAGCCGAGCTCAACTGTGCCATTATGGCTGGGAAAACCATTCGCCGCTTCATGGAAACGGGGGAGATTATCAACTCAGTGAATTTCCCTAATGTCCGTCAGGCTCTCTCAGCACCTTATCGGATTACTCTGATTAACAAAAATGTACCGAATATTGTGGCTCGGATTTCAACAGCTGTCAGTGATTTGAATATCAATATCGACAATATCATCAATCGTTCCAAGGGTGATTATGCTTATACTTTGCTGGATTTGGATGAGTCGGATGAAAGCAAGATTCAGGAGCTGGTTGATAAATTTGAGAATAGCGACAATATTGTGCGCGTGCGTTTGATTAAGAAATAA
- a CDS encoding arsenate reductase family protein, with amino-acid sequence MLQFIEYPKCSTCRKAKAELNQLGVDFEAVDIVQNTPSRDQLLDWIQNSDFEIKAFFNTSGLKYRELGLKEKVPHLTSQEAADLLSTDGMLIKRPLLVRDNQILQIGYRKTYEELGL; translated from the coding sequence ATGTTACAATTTATCGAATACCCAAAATGCTCTACCTGCCGCAAGGCTAAGGCTGAGCTCAATCAATTAGGAGTGGATTTTGAAGCGGTGGATATTGTCCAAAATACACCTAGCCGGGATCAGCTCCTAGACTGGATTCAGAATTCTGATTTTGAGATCAAGGCCTTTTTCAATACCAGCGGCCTCAAATACCGTGAGCTAGGTCTCAAAGAAAAAGTTCCGCATTTGACATCCCAGGAAGCTGCTGATTTATTATCGACAGACGGCATGCTGATTAAACGGCCGCTCTTGGTTCGAGATAACCAAATCTTGCAGATTGGCTACCGGAAGACATATGAAGAGTTGGGGCTTTGA